Proteins from a single region of Methanotorris igneus Kol 5:
- the rnhB gene encoding ribonuclease HII: MEDKKIIIGIDEAGRGPVLGPMVVAGVAVEEDKIKELEDLGVKDSKQLTKNQRKKLFQLIGEMGKVKTIIIEPEKLDELMKTKSLNKIELNAFSKIANGFLKEIEGNFEIYVDACSSNAKAFANQLRAKMIDKSPKIIAEHKADEKYPIVSAASIIAKVTRDEIIESYKKEYGEIGSGYPSDPKTINFLKKYVEEFGELPKIARKSWKTAKRILEENKKENKKVKTLLDYIK, encoded by the coding sequence ATGGAAGATAAAAAAATTATAATAGGCATAGATGAAGCTGGAAGGGGACCTGTTTTGGGGCCTATGGTGGTTGCAGGTGTTGCAGTTGAAGAAGATAAAATTAAAGAACTTGAAGATTTGGGTGTAAAGGACAGCAAACAATTAACAAAGAACCAAAGGAAAAAATTATTCCAATTAATAGGGGAGATGGGAAAAGTAAAGACAATAATAATTGAACCTGAAAAATTAGACGAATTAATGAAAACTAAGAGTTTAAATAAGATTGAGTTAAATGCATTCTCAAAGATAGCAAATGGATTTTTAAAAGAAATTGAGGGAAATTTTGAAATATACGTAGATGCATGTAGTAGTAATGCAAAGGCCTTCGCAAACCAGCTAAGGGCTAAGATGATTGATAAAAGTCCTAAAATAATAGCAGAGCATAAGGCGGATGAAAAATATCCAATTGTCTCAGCTGCATCAATCATTGCAAAAGTTACGAGGGATGAAATAATTGAAAGCTATAAGAAAGAATATGGAGAGATCGGTAGTGGCTATCCATCAGATCCAAAAACAATAAATTTCTTAAAGAAATATGTGGAGGAGTTTGGGGAACTCCCAAAAATTGCGAGAAAAAGTTGGAAGACAGCAAAGAGAATATTGGAAGAAAATAAAAAAGAAAATAAGAAAGTAAAAACACTCTTAGATTATATAAAATAA
- a CDS encoding translation initiation factor IF-5A produces the protein MAGTKQVNLGSLKKGQYIMIDGVPCEIVDISVSKPGKHGGAKARVTAIGIFEPIKKEYVGPTASKVEVPIIDKRKGQVLALMGDLVQIMDLETYETIELPIPEDMEGLEPGAEVEYIEAVGRYKITRVVGGK, from the coding sequence ATGGCAGGAACAAAGCAAGTAAACTTGGGTTCATTGAAAAAGGGGCAGTACATCATGATAGATGGAGTTCCATGTGAAATTGTAGATATAAGCGTATCAAAACCAGGAAAACACGGAGGAGCAAAGGCAAGAGTTACAGCAATCGGTATCTTTGAACCAATTAAAAAAGAATACGTAGGACCTACAGCATCAAAAGTAGAAGTTCCAATTATTGACAAAAGAAAAGGTCAAGTTTTAGCATTGATGGGGGATTTAGTCCAAATTATGGACTTGGAAACATACGAAACAATAGAACTTCCAATTCCAGAAGATATGGAAGGTTTAGAACCTGGTGCTGAAGTAGAATACATCGAAGCTGTTGGAAGATACAAAATAACAAGAGTTGTAGGAGGCAAATAA
- a CDS encoding CDC48 family AAA ATPase, whose amino-acid sequence MTVKELIVAEAYQGDVGKGIARIDPLTMEELGLKPGDVIEIEGKGKAYAIVYRGYLEDQGKGIIRIDGLLRQNAKAGIGDKVKVRKVEVREAKKVVLAPMQPVRFSGGFEEYVKSRLLGQVVGKGSRVVIGVLGTAFPFIVVNTSPQGPVRITEFTTIELKEEPVKEIKESKVPSVTYEDIGGLKEEVRKIREMVELPMRHPELFERLGIEPPKGVLLAGPPGTGKTLLAKAVANEAGANFYSINGPEILSKYVGETEENLRKIFQEAEENAPSVIFIDEIDAIAPKRDEATGEVERRMVAQLLTLMDGLESRGQVVVIAATNRPDALDPALRRPGRFDREIVIGVPDRNARKEILQIHTRNMPLAKDVDLDYLADVTHGFVGADLAALCKEAAMKTLRRILPDLDLDKDEIPKEVLDSIEVTMDDFKEALKEVEPSALREVLVEVPNVKWDDIGGLEDVKQELREAVEWPLKHRDVFERMGIRPPRGVLLFGPPGTGKTLLAKAVANESEANFISVKGPEIFSKWVGESEKAIREIFRKARQTAPCIIFFDEIDSIAPRRGSGHDSGVTEKVVNQLLTELDGLEEPKDVVVIAATNRPDILDPALLRPGRLDRIVLVPAPDKKARLAIFKVHTRKMPLADDVDLEKLAEKTEGYTGADIEAVCREAAMLALRENINAEKVEMRHFEEALKKIKPSVSKEDMELYEKLAKEYGRTTAVTYKEKKKDDNREVI is encoded by the coding sequence ATGACTGTAAAAGAATTAATTGTTGCTGAGGCATATCAGGGAGATGTAGGTAAGGGTATAGCGAGAATTGATCCATTAACAATGGAAGAACTTGGCTTAAAGCCGGGAGACGTTATTGAGATAGAAGGTAAAGGTAAAGCATATGCTATTGTATATAGGGGCTATTTGGAAGACCAGGGGAAGGGTATTATAAGGATTGATGGTCTTTTAAGGCAGAATGCTAAGGCAGGTATTGGAGATAAAGTTAAAGTAAGAAAAGTTGAGGTTAGAGAAGCTAAGAAAGTAGTGCTTGCTCCAATGCAACCAGTTAGGTTTAGTGGTGGATTTGAAGAGTATGTCAAAAGCAGATTATTGGGACAAGTCGTTGGTAAAGGTTCAAGGGTAGTTATAGGTGTTTTAGGAACAGCATTTCCATTTATTGTAGTAAATACCTCCCCACAAGGACCAGTAAGAATAACAGAATTTACAACAATTGAGTTGAAAGAAGAACCTGTAAAAGAAATTAAAGAGAGTAAAGTTCCAAGTGTAACTTATGAGGATATTGGTGGTTTAAAAGAAGAAGTTAGAAAAATTAGAGAAATGGTAGAACTTCCAATGAGACATCCTGAATTATTCGAGAGGTTAGGTATTGAGCCACCAAAAGGTGTTCTCCTTGCTGGTCCACCAGGAACTGGTAAGACATTACTTGCTAAGGCAGTAGCAAATGAGGCAGGGGCTAACTTCTATTCAATAAACGGTCCAGAGATATTGAGTAAGTATGTTGGGGAGACAGAAGAGAACTTAAGAAAGATATTCCAAGAAGCAGAAGAAAATGCTCCATCAGTTATATTCATTGATGAAATTGATGCAATTGCACCAAAGAGGGATGAAGCTACTGGTGAAGTAGAAAGAAGAATGGTAGCCCAACTCTTAACATTGATGGATGGACTTGAAAGCAGAGGACAAGTTGTTGTTATAGCAGCAACAAACAGGCCAGATGCATTAGACCCAGCATTGAGAAGACCAGGAAGATTTGATAGAGAGATTGTCATTGGAGTCCCAGACAGAAATGCAAGAAAAGAGATATTACAAATACACACAAGAAACATGCCACTTGCAAAAGATGTTGACTTAGATTACCTTGCAGACGTAACACATGGATTTGTTGGGGCTGATTTAGCAGCTTTATGTAAAGAGGCTGCAATGAAAACATTGAGAAGAATCTTGCCAGACCTTGACTTGGATAAAGATGAAATTCCAAAAGAGGTTCTTGATAGTATAGAGGTAACAATGGATGACTTCAAGGAGGCATTGAAGGAAGTAGAACCATCAGCATTAAGGGAAGTTTTAGTTGAGGTTCCAAATGTTAAATGGGATGATATTGGGGGATTAGAGGACGTTAAACAAGAGCTTAGGGAAGCCGTTGAATGGCCATTAAAGCACAGAGATGTATTTGAAAGAATGGGTATCAGACCACCAAGAGGAGTTCTCCTCTTTGGTCCACCAGGAACTGGTAAAACATTACTTGCTAAGGCAGTAGCAAATGAAAGTGAAGCAAACTTCATAAGTGTCAAAGGTCCAGAGATATTCAGTAAGTGGGTTGGGGAATCAGAGAAAGCAATTAGGGAAATATTTAGAAAAGCAAGACAAACAGCACCATGTATCATATTCTTCGATGAAATTGACAGTATTGCTCCAAGAAGGGGTTCTGGACATGATAGTGGTGTAACTGAAAAAGTCGTTAACCAATTGTTAACTGAATTGGATGGGTTAGAGGAGCCTAAAGACGTTGTTGTCATAGCGGCAACAAACAGACCAGATATCCTTGACCCAGCATTACTTAGACCTGGAAGATTGGACAGAATCGTCCTCGTTCCAGCACCAGATAAGAAAGCAAGGTTAGCTATATTCAAAGTCCACACAAGAAAAATGCCACTTGCAGATGATGTTGACTTAGAGAAATTAGCAGAGAAAACAGAGGGCTACACTGGGGCCGATATTGAAGCAGTTTGTAGAGAAGCAGCAATGTTGGCATTGAGAGAAAACATAAACGCAGAGAAAGTTGAGATGAGACACTTTGAAGAGGCATTGAAGAAAATCAAACCATCAGTAAGTAAAGAAGATATGGAGTTGTATGAAAAATTAGCAAAAGAATATGGAAGAACTACAGCAGTTACATATAAAGAAAAGAAAAAAGATGACAACAGAGAAGTAATCTAA
- the cfbE gene encoding coenzyme F430 synthase encodes MLIVDVNHGALDLAREYIELGYSVDVWDIYGKLEKDKDFAKNYKDIISKVKIIKKDENINFDNYDKIIAPIHCPIEDDFISFHDAVSEIVKEKYGNIHKKFIEVTGVKGKTTTTEMINFILKDDYEVFLHNSNKGSIAPTSILNVLRECNVDDIDYFIFEVSLGITSCGYGVITNIVENYPIAKGKRNALIAKISTLKNADKKYINMKILEEYGLKLNLENLFVIDTNKEIISKYPLKYKFDDYIVEFNKNVFGMHLVENSIFAIKVCENFINTEDIIEKIKNFRINSRMSVEKIKNRYIVKNINPGLDVKAIDYAIKDFLEVFGVKQNPSEPHIKDVVIIGGDFGITCEEIDVKRLAKVIEKYNANFIFVGDIGKELKKNLDKYPFYSKIDLDELDGNVLVIIRSAIS; translated from the coding sequence ATGCTTATTGTAGATGTGAATCATGGGGCGTTGGATTTAGCAAGAGAATATATTGAATTGGGATACAGCGTTGATGTTTGGGATATATACGGGAAGTTGGAAAAAGATAAAGATTTTGCAAAAAACTATAAAGACATAATTTCGAAAGTAAAAATCATAAAAAAGGATGAAAATATCAACTTTGATAACTATGATAAGATTATTGCTCCAATTCACTGTCCTATTGAAGATGATTTTATCTCATTCCATGATGCAGTATCAGAAATTGTGAAGGAAAAATATGGCAACATACACAAAAAATTTATTGAAGTTACTGGAGTTAAAGGAAAGACAACAACAACAGAAATGATAAACTTTATTTTGAAGGATGATTATGAGGTTTTTTTACACAACAGCAATAAAGGTTCAATAGCCCCAACTTCAATATTAAATGTCCTTAGAGAGTGCAATGTTGACGATATTGACTACTTTATCTTTGAGGTTTCACTTGGAATAACATCATGTGGATACGGAGTCATTACAAATATCGTTGAGAACTACCCAATAGCAAAAGGCAAAAGAAACGCCCTAATAGCAAAGATATCTACCCTAAAAAATGCAGATAAAAAATACATCAACATGAAAATTTTAGAAGAATATGGTTTAAAATTAAATTTGGAAAATTTGTTTGTTATAGATACAAATAAAGAAATAATATCTAAATATCCGTTGAAGTATAAATTTGACGACTATATTGTTGAGTTTAATAAAAATGTCTTTGGCATGCATCTTGTGGAAAATTCAATCTTTGCCATAAAGGTTTGTGAGAATTTTATTAATACTGAGGATATAATTGAAAAAATAAAGAACTTCAGAATAAACAGTAGGATGAGTGTAGAAAAAATAAAAAATAGATATATTGTCAAGAATATAAATCCCGGACTTGATGTTAAGGCAATTGATTATGCAATAAAGGATTTTTTAGAGGTTTTTGGAGTTAAGCAAAATCCTTCAGAACCCCACATTAAAGATGTAGTTATTATTGGCGGTGATTTTGGTATAACCTGCGAGGAAATAGATGTTAAAAGATTGGCTAAGGTTATAGAAAAATATAATGCAAACTTTATATTTGTTGGAGATATTGGAAAAGAATTGAAAAAAAATTTAGACAAATATCCATTCTATTCTAAAATAGATTTGGATGAATTAGATGGGAACGTTTTAGTTATAATCAGGAGTGCTATCTCTTAA
- a CDS encoding HD domain-containing protein, whose protein sequence is MIVSNNKKVIRDPIHKDIPLSHEEIKLVDTIDLQRLRNIKQTGLTYLVYPSANHTRFEHSLGTMYIAGEIAEKLNADVELTRITALLHDIGHPPFSHTLEICGYDHEQVAKAKIKKMEFENYSHKEIIDVLNKKGLEGKIISGDVDADRMDYLLRDSYHTGVAYGLIDLPRIMRSIVTYEEMGKLRIGILEKGIHAVESLLIARHQMYPTVYMHPTSRIADTMLKRAVMYALEDKLFGINDLAYMDDIDLIYTLRNSEGEENKLMKMIDERRLFKKIITYKYTDLTPRERWVLISMDEEDVRNLEKELSEYLGTSVFLDIPDYPKMEEHSVTIIIDDKRYRLDEVSPLAKSLKPSEIRLWDVGVYAPPDKLKEIKEKLEICKRDLLKEFIKDIPVKSTLLEIIEEYEIIKGRGTFLSIAKEHGMTESEFFSELHKLVFCGLIKEKIEKIGGIYRYDYSRLRYK, encoded by the coding sequence ATGATTGTTAGCAACAACAAAAAGGTCATTAGGGATCCAATTCACAAGGATATTCCATTAAGCCATGAAGAAATTAAGTTAGTTGATACTATAGACCTTCAAAGGTTAAGAAATATAAAACAAACGGGATTAACGTATTTGGTATATCCAAGTGCAAATCATACGAGGTTTGAACATTCTCTTGGCACTATGTATATTGCTGGTGAAATTGCGGAGAAATTAAATGCTGATGTAGAATTAACAAGAATAACTGCGTTATTACATGATATAGGGCATCCTCCATTTTCTCATACATTAGAAATTTGTGGATACGACCATGAGCAAGTGGCTAAGGCGAAGATTAAAAAAATGGAGTTTGAGAATTATTCTCATAAAGAAATTATTGATGTGTTAAACAAAAAGGGGCTTGAAGGAAAGATAATTAGTGGGGATGTTGATGCCGATAGGATGGATTATTTGCTGAGGGATAGCTATCATACAGGGGTTGCTTATGGGCTTATTGATTTGCCGAGGATTATGAGAAGTATCGTAACTTATGAAGAGATGGGAAAATTGAGAATTGGAATTTTGGAGAAAGGAATTCATGCCGTCGAATCCCTCTTAATTGCAAGGCATCAAATGTATCCAACCGTTTATATGCACCCAACATCAAGGATTGCAGACACTATGCTAAAAAGGGCCGTAATGTATGCGTTGGAGGACAAATTATTTGGCATAAATGATTTAGCATATATGGATGACATTGATTTAATTTACACATTGAGAAATAGCGAGGGAGAGGAGAATAAATTAATGAAAATGATTGATGAGAGGAGATTATTCAAAAAAATAATAACATACAAATACACTGACTTAACTCCAAGAGAAAGATGGGTTTTAATATCGATGGATGAGGAAGATGTGAGAAATCTTGAAAAAGAACTATCAGAGTATTTGGGCACAAGTGTATTCTTAGATATCCCAGATTACCCAAAAATGGAAGAACATAGCGTTACAATTATCATAGATGATAAGAGATATAGGTTAGATGAAGTTTCCCCACTTGCAAAAAGTCTAAAACCTTCTGAAATTAGATTGTGGGATGTTGGTGTTTATGCTCCACCAGATAAGTTAAAGGAGATAAAAGAAAAATTAGAAATATGTAAAAGAGATCTTCTAAAAGAATTCATAAAAGATATCCCTGTTAAGAGTACTCTGTTGGAGATTATTGAAGAGTATGAGATTATTAAAGGTAGGGGGACATTTTTATCAATAGCAAAAGAGCATGGGATGACAGAGAGTGAGTTTTTCTCTGAATTGCATAAGTTGGTATTTTGTGGGTTAATAAAGGAGAAAATAGAAAAAATTGGTGGGATTTATAGGTATGATTATAGTCGTTTGCGTTACAAATGA